CCCCAGTGAGGGCGCCATCGCGCCGCTGGACCCCGCCACCGCCGCGCGCGAGTATGCCCAGGGCGGCGCCTCGGCCATCAGCTGCCTCACCGAGCCGCGCTACTTCGACGGCCATCTGGACGCGCTGCGTGAGGTGATCGGAGCCGTGACCCTGCCGGTACTGCGTAAGGATTTCGTTGTCCACCCGGCGATGCTGCGCGAGGCGGCCGAGTACGGAGCTGCGGCCACCCTCCTGATGGTCAGCGTGCTGGGCGAGGCTGTGGGCGAGTACCTGGGCTATGCACACCACCTGGGCCTCGACGCCCTCGTGGAGGTCCACGACGAACGTGAGCTGGACATCGCCCTGGTCAGCGGCGCGCGCATTCTGGGCGTGAACAACCGCGACCTGACCACCCTGAACATCGATCTCGCGGTCAGCCCCCGCCTGATCCGCCGGGCACGCGATGCGGGCTACGGGGGCGTGCTCGTGGCCGAGAGCGGCTACCGCGCGTCCGCCGACCTTATCCCGGTGCGCGGTCTGGCCGACGCGGTTCTGGTCGGCAGCAGTCTGGCGCGCAGCGGCGACCTCGCCCGCGCGACCCGCGAGCTGCTGGCGCCTTGACCTCCGGGCGTTCGCCGGCCACGTTGACCTTTCTCGGCACGGCCGACAGCAAGGGCGTGCCGCGCTTCTGGTGCGCCTGCCCGGTCTGCACTGAGGCGCGAGGTACGGGCGCCAACCGCCGGACCCGCACGGCGCTGCTGCTGCGCAGTGGCAGCCACACGGCGCTTCTCGATGCGGGGGCCGATCTGCACGCGCAGTTCGCGCGACTGGGCAAGGCAGTGGTGCCCGACCTCGCGGTGTTCTCGCACGCGCACAACGACCACATTCTGGGGCTGGGGGACCTGCTCGACTACCGCAGCTACGAACTGGGCACGCTGCCCATGTACGCGCCGCCCGCCGTGGCCGAGCAGATCGCTGGGCGCTTCGCCTACGCCTTCCGTGCCGAGGCTCCGGTCCAGCCGCTGCCCCCAGAAGGTCTGGACCTCGGGGATCTGCGTCTCCGGGTGTTCGGGGTTCCACACGGCGCCAACGGCCGCAGCCACGCTTTTGCCCTGTCGCGGCCCGGCTGGCGCGGCGTGGTCATGACCGACTCCATCGACGTGCCGGAGGACGTGGGTGCACAGGAGCTGACCGACCTTGACCTGTTGGTCCTGGGGACCTCCTTCGTGGACGAGTCGGGCGCCGAACATGCGGGCCGCAGTGTGTACGACGTGCGCGAGGCCCTGGCGCTGCCCTGGGCACGCACGGCGAGGCGGGTTGTCCTGACCCACCTGTCGCACGATGTGGACGTACGCCGGGTCCCGCTGCCGGTGGACTGGAGGTTCGCCCATGACGGCCTGAGCGTGGAGCTGGATTGAGAAAGCAGCCTCAACTCGTTGCCGACCTGAAATCATCGGTGGGTGCGTCGTCTGGGCGGCCAGGGTCCAGCGAGATCCGCGCAGGACACCCCCGGAGCAGGCCAAAGAAAACCGCCCCCGAAGGAGCGGCCTGGATGGTCGGGAAGAGACTCAGCCCTTCACGGCTCCGGCGGTCAGGCCCGAGACGATGTTGCGCTGGAAGATGAGCACGAGGGCGATGAGGGGAATAGTCACCACGATGCTCGCGGCCATGATCGGGCCCCAGGGCTGGTCGTACTGCGACGCGCCCGAGTAGTTGGCGATCACGACCGGCACCGTGCGGTTGGAGCTCGTGAAGGTCAGGGCGAACAGGTATTCGTTCCAGGCGTTGATGAAGGCCAGCAGGCCGGTCGTCACCAGAGCGGGCATCATCACGGGGAACAGCACCTGGAACAGCGTCTGGAGCGGAGAAGCGCCGTCTACCAGCGCGGCTTCTTCCAGTTCGCCGGGAATGTCGCGCACGAAGCTGGTCAACACCCATACCGTGAAGGGAATAGTGAAGATCAGGTACGAGAGGATCAGGCCCAGCGGGTTGTTGAACAGCTCGAAGGTGCGGATCAGGGTGAACAGGCCGCCCAGCACGGCGATCTGCGGAAACACGCTGACCGCCAGGATGATGTACATGATGACCTGCTTGCCCTTGAAGCGGAAGCGTCCCAGCGCGTAGGCCGCGAACGACCCGAACAGTAGGCTGACGAGCACGCTGCCGACCGCCACGATCAGGCTGAACAGCAGCCCGCGCTGAAAGCTGGCGTTGGCAAAGACCTGCGCGTAGTTTGCCAGCGTTGAGGGCGCCTGAATGAACTGTAGGGGCGGCAGGAACAGGTCGCCCGACCCCCGGAAACTCGTCAGGACGGCCCACAGGAAGGGAAAGAGCAGGTAGAAGGCGATGACGACCACCAGCAGATAGAACAGCGTGCGCTGGAGGTAGTACAGCCCCGGATTGGTGCGTTTCATGTCCATGGTGGCAGTCTCCTTAGTCGAACTTCACGCGGAAGGCGGTGACGTACACCACGACGATGACCATGATGATCAGGAAGATCGCCACCGACACAGCGCTGCCCAGCCCCAGCAGCGAGTTGTCGATGAGCTGCAACCTCGCGTAGCCGGTCATGGAGGTGCTCGCGGCGTTGTTGGCGCCCAGCATCACGTACATGATGTCGAACACGCGCAGGGCGTCGAGGCTGCGGAAGACCAGCGCC
The DNA window shown above is from Deinococcus sp. Leaf326 and carries:
- the trpC gene encoding indole-3-glycerol phosphate synthase TrpC; its protein translation is MTAVRDVDFSRVPGVLGRIVAGRVQDYRDADPGLGAPRVGERRFETALRGSGDGRLALIAEVKRASPSEGAIAPLDPATAAREYAQGGASAISCLTEPRYFDGHLDALREVIGAVTLPVLRKDFVVHPAMLREAAEYGAAATLLMVSVLGEAVGEYLGYAHHLGLDALVEVHDERELDIALVSGARILGVNNRDLTTLNIDLAVSPRLIRRARDAGYGGVLVAESGYRASADLIPVRGLADAVLVGSSLARSGDLARATRELLAP
- a CDS encoding MBL fold metallo-hydrolase, with translation MTSGRSPATLTFLGTADSKGVPRFWCACPVCTEARGTGANRRTRTALLLRSGSHTALLDAGADLHAQFARLGKAVVPDLAVFSHAHNDHILGLGDLLDYRSYELGTLPMYAPPAVAEQIAGRFAYAFRAEAPVQPLPPEGLDLGDLRLRVFGVPHGANGRSHAFALSRPGWRGVVMTDSIDVPEDVGAQELTDLDLLVLGTSFVDESGAEHAGRSVYDVREALALPWARTARRVVLTHLSHDVDVRRVPLPVDWRFAHDGLSVELD
- a CDS encoding carbohydrate ABC transporter permease, whose amino-acid sequence is MDMKRTNPGLYYLQRTLFYLLVVVIAFYLLFPFLWAVLTSFRGSGDLFLPPLQFIQAPSTLANYAQVFANASFQRGLLFSLIVAVGSVLVSLLFGSFAAYALGRFRFKGKQVIMYIILAVSVFPQIAVLGGLFTLIRTFELFNNPLGLILSYLIFTIPFTVWVLTSFVRDIPGELEEAALVDGASPLQTLFQVLFPVMMPALVTTGLLAFINAWNEYLFALTFTSSNRTVPVVIANYSGASQYDQPWGPIMAASIVVTIPLIALVLIFQRNIVSGLTAGAVKG